The following are encoded in a window of Candidatus Omnitrophota bacterium genomic DNA:
- a CDS encoding FumA C-terminus/TtdB family hydratase beta subunit produces the protein MKTINLPFSVKDLEELKAGDEVLLTGTIFTARDQAHSRLVRLIRSGEKLPFAVKGQVVYYCGPTTTPSGKVIGSCGPTTSRRMDEFTPLLLSAGLKAMIGKGNRSDEVVAAIKRYKSVYFVVYAGCGALISQYIKRKSTAAFKELGPEAVYRLEVKDLPVIVAIDINGKNIYKGK, from the coding sequence ATGAAGACTATAAATTTACCTTTTTCAGTAAAGGATCTGGAGGAATTAAAGGCAGGGGATGAGGTCCTTTTAACCGGAACGATCTTTACTGCCCGGGACCAGGCGCATTCCCGGCTTGTCCGGCTTATTCGTTCAGGGGAAAAACTGCCTTTTGCGGTCAAAGGACAGGTTGTTTATTATTGCGGCCCTACGACAACTCCATCCGGCAAAGTGATCGGTTCCTGCGGACCGACCACCAGCAGAAGGATGGATGAATTCACTCCGCTTCTTCTTTCCGCAGGCTTAAAGGCGATGATCGGTAAAGGCAACCGTTCGGATGAAGTAGTTGCCGCGATCAAAAGATACAAGTCCGTGTATTTCGTGGTTTATGCCGGATGCGGGGCGTTGATCTCTCAATATATCAAGCGTAAATCTACTGCGGCATTTAAGGAATTAGGCCCTGAGGCGGTTTACCGGTTAGAGGTAAAAGATCTTCCCGTGATCGTAGCTATTGATATTAACGGTAAGAATATCTACAAAGGAAAATAA